One part of the Mangrovibacillus cuniculi genome encodes these proteins:
- a CDS encoding ArsR/SmtB family transcription factor produces the protein MLQTVVDIEQASNVLKLLGDKTRLTMMKMLQSNDCCVCEFTAVFQTSQPAISQHLRKLRDVGLVKETRKGQWIFYSLNKDSDYYFMVEEVLSFLPNQDHKIKELEAQGLRISCD, from the coding sequence TTGTTACAAACGGTCGTAGACATAGAGCAAGCAAGCAATGTACTTAAATTACTTGGTGACAAAACACGATTAACCATGATGAAGATGTTACAGTCTAATGATTGTTGCGTGTGTGAATTTACTGCAGTCTTTCAAACTAGCCAGCCAGCGATTAGCCAGCATCTACGTAAATTACGAGATGTTGGATTGGTAAAGGAAACTAGAAAAGGACAGTGGATTTTTTATTCACTAAATAAAGACTCAGATTACTACTTTATGGTCGAAGAAGTATTATCTTTCTTACCAAATCAAGATCATAAAATAAAAGAATTAGAAGCACAAGGATTACGTATTTCTTGTGATTAA